The Agrobacterium vitis genome has a segment encoding these proteins:
- a CDS encoding BRO-N domain-containing protein: MNAMINFAFEEKLVRVVDKNGEPWFVAKDVCDCLGLTNHKMAIKPLDSDEKGVSSTYTLGGEQEMIIISEGGLYTIIVRSRLATTPGSLPHRFRRWVTGEVLPQIRKTGSYRPANDTTAMTPQQMDMRLALDMVREARLIHGKQRAARLWESLPMLPRVPEIPVLQNTNHAAGAECLAHLLAYRIETGECVAELIAQAMDTGEVLDTRLRELGIRPITEGEPGIAMTTNPTLTGGLFRDTRWDKGRHTSALRSLPGVTSFRHIKFQKNANSASIFIPVELFEEA, translated from the coding sequence ATGAATGCCATGATCAATTTCGCTTTTGAGGAAAAACTCGTCCGCGTCGTCGATAAAAATGGCGAACCATGGTTCGTCGCCAAAGATGTCTGCGATTGTTTGGGCTTAACCAATCACAAAATGGCAATCAAACCACTCGATAGCGATGAAAAGGGGGTAAGTTCAACTTACACCCTTGGCGGCGAACAAGAGATGATTATCATTTCCGAAGGAGGTCTTTATACCATTATCGTTCGGTCAAGGCTGGCAACGACACCGGGAAGCCTCCCACATAGGTTCCGCCGATGGGTCACAGGTGAAGTCCTGCCTCAGATCCGAAAAACCGGCAGCTACCGCCCCGCGAACGACACCACCGCCATGACACCCCAACAGATGGATATGCGCCTGGCGCTCGACATGGTGCGGGAAGCCCGGTTGATCCACGGCAAGCAGCGCGCCGCCCGTCTCTGGGAAAGCCTGCCCATGCTGCCAAGAGTGCCGGAAATCCCGGTTTTGCAGAATACCAACCACGCCGCGGGGGCGGAATGCCTTGCCCACCTTCTGGCCTATCGGATCGAGACCGGTGAATGCGTGGCCGAGCTGATCGCACAAGCGATGGACACGGGCGAGGTGCTGGATACGCGGTTGCGCGAACTGGGCATCCGCCCGATCACCGAGGGCGAACCGGGCATTGCCATGACCACAAACCCGACTTTGACCGGCGGGCTCTTCCGGGATACCCGCTGGGACAAGGGCCGCCACACAAGCGCCCTGCGCAGCCTGCCCGGCGTCACCAGCTTCCGCCACATCAAGTTTCAGAAAAACGCCAACAGCGCCAGCATCTTCATTCCTGTCGAACTATTTGAGGAAGCGTAG
- a CDS encoding transglycosylase SLT domain-containing protein, producing MANRLPQPVGYRPFRVQPILQEGVLPSPRDDGELERKVAAGLARVADEFGQQADRQAVAAGQKAGEADAMAGAPGASTVTGDAVAPAQSGTRIAVAPENIRGVISEAATRHGIDPNALMQIASVESGFDPNAKNPNSSAGGLFQFIDGTAKQYGLADRFDPAQAADAAARLAKDNSAALKSALGRDPTSGELYLAHQQGAQGAIKLLSNPGARAADVVGGEAVSLNGGADGMTAGEFAAKWTSKFGSGSYKSIPSASSVAPVSVTPAAPVKIEPGKAGAFRPKEGDTLYARAYNVAGEKTYLQELKFTMLQDQDAVYDKYKDDPAMLQKAMGELYQAHVNEHVFPEIESEYRGWFQAGAYELQRKAQDAQQIRVKQQDLVDFQGRVQDLENNKSRVLAGMTFNDDTGSTQLAGLQAQIDDHYNAAVAKGMMTPQQAKQAREQSHAEMQVGYYSRQADGKSADEIASLRQTMQKDYSDNKLQGVSADEWELINKSLSAREREQRSQDHLAVTALSKRGNDIAARVMRGLPVDPAEYAKFQMDAGSTPEGEQIYRSTELKMRVADALRKQPIGEVESNLWPLMTAGGRAPTPDDYDAATKMVNSQKAELKQDPLGVAERFGIVPQGSQLPDPATASPDEMAEALNTRMVYADVAAQHFGVQPKYFRPEEEAVIKSAITSTDPNRNSSAMKQLDVFAARTGLLETEKTFGKDATDRLQDWQARVRYATPEEAQKWLTERNDPKWQERVKPLVTKGEAEARKLQPDDVVKLLNENGTLSLSVGGPVDQATQRAMMNDFTTLMGERYAASGDADTAKKQAVERMQKVWGTTAVYGNTRGRLMLYPPEEHYPTVAGSGNWMRDELTQVAQERGFKPENMALVSDGKTKAAIERNEPPGYLLSKVNPDTGLEELITDEKGRPLRHFFDVDAARKKALTQAEEARRTRNDPWLVFGNGTAIGPLYPGGADPADLADRQRRIQQIPAEQKQRLDTYEKTRQELPWAGIDTDIPGGQ from the coding sequence ATGGCGAACAGATTGCCCCAGCCGGTCGGATACCGGCCTTTTCGTGTGCAGCCGATTTTGCAGGAAGGGGTGCTTCCCAGTCCGCGCGATGATGGCGAGCTGGAGCGTAAAGTGGCGGCTGGCCTTGCCCGGGTCGCCGATGAATTTGGGCAACAGGCTGACCGGCAAGCTGTGGCCGCTGGGCAAAAGGCGGGTGAAGCGGATGCCATGGCCGGAGCGCCGGGGGCATCGACGGTAACGGGTGATGCTGTTGCGCCAGCGCAATCCGGAACCCGTATTGCCGTTGCACCGGAAAATATTCGCGGAGTGATATCGGAAGCGGCCACCCGGCATGGTATCGATCCGAACGCATTGATGCAGATCGCATCTGTTGAAAGCGGCTTTGATCCGAATGCGAAAAACCCCAACTCTTCAGCGGGCGGCCTGTTTCAATTTATCGATGGGACGGCCAAGCAATACGGCCTTGCCGATCGGTTTGATCCGGCGCAAGCCGCCGATGCGGCGGCCCGGCTGGCGAAGGACAATTCCGCCGCGCTGAAATCGGCGCTTGGCCGCGACCCAACGTCTGGAGAGCTTTACCTTGCACACCAGCAAGGTGCGCAAGGGGCGATCAAGCTACTTTCCAATCCCGGCGCCCGTGCCGCCGATGTGGTGGGTGGCGAGGCTGTTTCCCTGAATGGCGGGGCGGACGGCATGACGGCTGGTGAATTTGCGGCCAAGTGGACTAGCAAGTTCGGATCGGGCTCCTACAAGTCCATCCCCTCCGCTTCGTCCGTTGCGCCTGTTTCCGTGACGCCTGCCGCACCGGTGAAGATTGAGCCGGGCAAAGCGGGAGCGTTTCGCCCGAAAGAGGGGGATACGCTCTATGCGCGGGCCTATAATGTTGCCGGGGAGAAGACGTATCTTCAGGAACTCAAGTTCACGATGCTGCAAGATCAGGACGCCGTGTATGACAAATACAAGGATGATCCTGCCATGCTGCAAAAGGCGATGGGGGAACTGTATCAGGCGCATGTAAACGAACATGTCTTCCCGGAAATCGAGAGCGAGTATCGCGGCTGGTTTCAGGCTGGCGCATATGAGTTGCAAAGAAAAGCGCAGGATGCGCAGCAGATCAGAGTGAAGCAACAGGACCTGGTTGATTTTCAGGGCCGCGTGCAGGATCTCGAAAACAACAAGTCCCGTGTCCTGGCGGGTATGACGTTCAATGATGATACCGGCTCGACCCAGCTTGCCGGTTTGCAGGCGCAGATCGACGATCATTATAATGCCGCTGTTGCCAAGGGGATGATGACCCCGCAACAGGCAAAGCAGGCGCGGGAGCAAAGCCATGCGGAAATGCAGGTTGGCTATTATTCCCGTCAGGCCGATGGCAAGTCCGCCGATGAAATCGCCTCCCTTCGCCAGACGATGCAGAAGGACTACAGCGATAACAAGCTGCAAGGCGTTTCTGCTGACGAATGGGAGCTGATCAACAAAAGCCTTTCGGCGCGGGAACGTGAGCAACGGTCTCAGGACCATCTTGCTGTCACGGCCCTATCGAAGCGAGGCAATGATATCGCTGCCCGTGTCATGCGTGGCCTGCCGGTCGATCCGGCGGAATATGCCAAATTTCAGATGGATGCGGGTTCCACGCCGGAAGGCGAGCAGATTTATCGTTCCACCGAACTGAAAATGCGAGTGGCCGATGCTCTGCGAAAACAGCCGATTGGCGAGGTTGAAAGCAATCTCTGGCCGCTGATGACCGCAGGTGGCCGCGCGCCAACCCCTGACGATTATGATGCGGCCACGAAAATGGTCAACTCCCAGAAGGCCGAACTGAAACAGGACCCGCTTGGCGTTGCCGAGCGGTTCGGTATCGTGCCGCAAGGATCGCAATTGCCAGACCCTGCAACGGCAAGCCCGGATGAAATGGCGGAAGCGCTGAACACCCGGATGGTCTATGCTGATGTGGCTGCCCAGCATTTTGGCGTCCAGCCTAAATATTTCCGGCCTGAGGAAGAGGCGGTGATCAAAAGCGCGATTACCTCGACGGACCCGAACCGCAACAGTTCGGCAATGAAGCAGCTCGATGTGTTTGCGGCGCGCACTGGTTTGCTGGAAACCGAAAAGACTTTCGGCAAGGATGCCACGGATCGGCTTCAGGACTGGCAGGCCCGTGTGCGGTACGCCACGCCGGAAGAGGCGCAAAAATGGCTGACAGAGCGCAATGATCCAAAATGGCAGGAACGTGTCAAGCCGCTGGTAACGAAAGGCGAGGCAGAGGCCCGCAAACTTCAGCCGGATGATGTGGTGAAGCTGTTGAATGAAAATGGGACCCTTAGCCTTTCTGTCGGCGGTCCTGTTGATCAGGCGACGCAACGGGCGATGATGAACGATTTCACCACGCTGATGGGTGAACGCTATGCGGCCTCCGGCGATGCAGACACGGCCAAAAAACAGGCCGTCGAGCGCATGCAGAAAGTGTGGGGAACGACGGCGGTGTATGGGAACACGCGTGGCCGCTTGATGCTGTACCCGCCGGAAGAGCATTATCCCACTGTTGCCGGATCTGGAAATTGGATGCGGGACGAACTGACGCAAGTTGCGCAAGAGCGCGGGTTCAAGCCGGAAAACATGGCGTTGGTTTCCGATGGAAAAACCAAAGCGGCAATAGAGCGGAATGAGCCTCCGGGCTATCTCCTGTCGAAGGTCAACCCGGATACGGGCTTGGAAGAGCTGATAACAGATGAGAAGGGCAGGCCGCTGCGGCATTTCTTCGATGTGGACGCTGCCCGGAAAAAGGCGCTGACACAAGCGGAAGAGGCGCGGCGCACGCGAAACGATCCATGGCTTGTGTTTGGAAATGGCACGGCGATTGGTCCGCTCTATCCCGGCGGTGCTGATCCGGCCGATCTGGCGGACCGCCAGCGCCGTATCCAGCAAATCCCGGCAGAACAGAAACAGCGGCTCGATACTTATGAAAAGACCCGGCAGGAATTGCCGTGGGCCGGTATCGACACTGATATCCCAGGAGGTCAATAA